One window of Arthrobacter oryzae genomic DNA carries:
- a CDS encoding DUF7793 family protein: MPKPLELIQQHIVRIVLPRDEHLDEHSARLLAAGLQTPHPGAVLAVLMDVTDVASVSRAARAVFSNVGTVAAWALLGQTPVDRILAHFILGGDFKSGPARYFTSEPEALEWLKETAHVH, encoded by the coding sequence ATGCCTAAGCCGCTTGAATTGATACAACAGCACATCGTCCGGATCGTGCTCCCCCGGGACGAGCACCTCGATGAGCATTCGGCCCGCCTGCTGGCTGCCGGCCTTCAGACCCCGCACCCCGGCGCCGTCTTGGCCGTGCTGATGGATGTCACGGACGTTGCGTCCGTCAGCAGGGCAGCGAGGGCGGTTTTCAGCAACGTCGGCACAGTGGCCGCCTGGGCCCTGCTGGGCCAGACCCCCGTGGACCGGATCCTGGCGCATTTCATCCTCGGCGGCGACTTCAAGTCCGGGCCGGCCAGATACTTCACGTCCGAGCCTGAGGCCCTCGAGTGGTTGAAGGAAACCGCCCATGTTCACTGA
- a CDS encoding carbohydrate kinase family protein, whose amino-acid sequence MLTVIGEGLVDVVQRSTGIEAHVGGSPLNVAVGLARLDHPVQFIGRFGRDAYGESVAAHLKSSSVMVPQGPDALPTSVATALIDDDGAATYTFDLAWELPGLADRLPFMLQGTTLVHTGSIATMLAPGAAEVLAAVEHAHPSATISFDPNCRPSIITDVDYARRQAEKFVSLADVVKASDEDLEWLYPGVDVLDSARRWLSLGGPEGPALVVVTRGAAGPWGITAAGEAEFPAPKVDVADTVGAGDSFMAALISGLVDRGLAGAQNRKELRELPAESLRELLAHAAWAAAVTVSRPGANPPTRAELNHFELESLERDAALAGDDLRNADSASN is encoded by the coding sequence ATGCTCACAGTTATTGGCGAAGGCCTGGTCGATGTTGTCCAACGCTCCACGGGAATCGAGGCCCACGTGGGCGGCAGTCCGCTCAACGTGGCCGTGGGACTGGCACGGCTGGACCACCCGGTGCAGTTCATCGGCAGGTTCGGGCGCGACGCCTACGGTGAGTCCGTGGCCGCCCACCTGAAATCCAGCTCGGTGATGGTCCCGCAGGGCCCGGACGCCCTGCCCACCAGCGTGGCCACTGCGTTGATCGACGACGACGGTGCCGCCACCTACACCTTCGACCTCGCCTGGGAGCTTCCCGGCCTCGCGGACCGGCTGCCGTTCATGCTGCAGGGCACCACCCTGGTGCACACCGGTTCGATTGCCACCATGCTGGCGCCGGGCGCCGCAGAGGTGCTTGCCGCCGTCGAGCATGCGCACCCCTCCGCCACCATCAGCTTCGACCCCAACTGCCGCCCCAGCATCATCACCGACGTCGACTATGCCCGCCGGCAGGCGGAAAAGTTCGTAAGCCTCGCAGACGTGGTGAAGGCCTCCGATGAGGATCTCGAATGGCTCTATCCCGGCGTGGACGTCCTGGACTCGGCCCGGCGGTGGCTCTCCCTGGGCGGTCCCGAGGGGCCGGCCCTGGTAGTGGTAACCCGTGGCGCGGCCGGCCCGTGGGGCATCACCGCTGCCGGTGAAGCGGAGTTCCCTGCGCCCAAGGTTGACGTTGCGGACACCGTCGGGGCAGGGGATTCCTTCATGGCCGCCCTGATTTCCGGGCTGGTGGACCGCGGCCTGGCCGGTGCGCAGAACCGGAAGGAGTTGCGCGAACTGCCGGCGGAATCACTCCGCGAACTGCTGGCCCATGCCGCGTGGGCCGCCGCCGTCACCGTGTCACGGCCAGGAGCCAACCCGCCCACGAGGGCAGAGCTGAACCACTTCGAACTCGAGAGCCTGGAGCGCGATGCGGCGCTCGCCGGCGACGACCTGAGGAATGCCGACTCCGCCAGCAACTGA
- a CDS encoding putative bifunctional diguanylate cyclase/phosphodiesterase codes for MFTDGDPRLGKLLDGIVRLAAGELHSRIEVSPARDELDAIIMGTNLLAEDLQIMYQELEQRVELRTRLLNEAHLEMQKMALTDSLTGLANRTALVSALNDALAEAGDGGLPPAVLLLDLDAFKGVNDSLGHAAGDQVLAAVGERIQGSVRDTDTVARLGGDEFAVLMPSTTLARAASVGNRILAALDSQVELENDAVQCGASMGLCIGGAGQSAEQLLMEADVAMYASKAGGRNRLKVFEPAMLHARQLRSQLLEDLRAAISGSELVLYYQPVVELASGRIEGAEALVRWRHPSRGMVMPDEFIPLAEDAGLISELGGWVLRAAVEQLREWRAVGLAGDDFSMRINIAAADLQRLEFIEEVRDALTGAELSPELLVLELTEGAIVSGNELDRYSLNSLRKLGVGLEIDDFGTGYSSISYLRRLPVDKVKVDRSLLKDLGTDPAQPDLIAAILQLIRACGLEAVWEGVETAEQAQHLASIGCVSAQGYFFGRPVPADEFAAVLDAQRAANRGG; via the coding sequence ATGTTCACTGACGGCGATCCGCGCCTTGGCAAGCTGCTGGACGGAATCGTCCGCCTCGCCGCAGGAGAGCTCCACTCCAGGATCGAAGTATCCCCCGCCAGGGATGAGCTGGATGCCATCATCATGGGCACCAACCTCCTCGCCGAAGACCTCCAGATCATGTACCAGGAGCTGGAACAACGCGTTGAACTGCGCACCCGGCTGCTCAACGAAGCACATCTCGAAATGCAGAAGATGGCGCTGACGGACTCGCTGACAGGCCTGGCCAACCGCACCGCGCTGGTCAGCGCCCTCAACGACGCCCTCGCGGAGGCCGGGGACGGCGGCCTGCCGCCCGCCGTCCTCCTGCTGGACCTTGATGCCTTCAAGGGCGTCAACGACTCCCTGGGCCACGCCGCCGGGGACCAGGTGCTGGCGGCGGTCGGTGAGCGCATCCAAGGGTCCGTCCGAGACACGGACACGGTGGCCCGCCTGGGCGGCGATGAGTTCGCCGTCCTGATGCCGTCCACCACCCTCGCCCGCGCCGCGAGTGTGGGTAACCGCATCCTCGCCGCCCTGGACAGCCAGGTGGAGCTCGAAAACGACGCCGTCCAGTGCGGCGCCAGCATGGGACTGTGCATCGGTGGAGCCGGACAGAGCGCTGAACAGCTGCTCATGGAAGCTGACGTGGCCATGTATGCCTCCAAGGCCGGCGGACGCAACAGGCTCAAGGTGTTCGAGCCGGCGATGCTGCATGCCCGCCAGCTGCGGAGCCAGCTCCTTGAGGACCTACGGGCAGCCATTTCCGGGTCCGAGTTGGTGCTCTACTACCAGCCCGTGGTCGAGCTGGCTTCGGGGAGGATCGAGGGCGCAGAGGCGCTGGTCCGCTGGCGGCATCCCTCCCGCGGCATGGTGATGCCGGATGAATTCATTCCCCTCGCTGAGGATGCCGGCCTCATCTCCGAGCTGGGCGGCTGGGTGCTGCGCGCCGCCGTCGAACAATTGCGGGAGTGGCGGGCCGTGGGGCTCGCGGGAGACGACTTCTCCATGCGGATCAATATCGCCGCCGCGGACCTTCAGCGCCTCGAGTTCATCGAAGAGGTCCGGGATGCCCTCACCGGAGCCGAACTCAGCCCGGAACTGCTGGTCCTTGAACTGACCGAGGGGGCGATCGTCAGCGGCAACGAGCTGGACCGGTACTCCCTGAACAGCCTGCGGAAGCTGGGCGTCGGGCTGGAAATCGACGACTTCGGCACGGGCTACTCCTCCATCAGCTACCTTCGCCGGCTTCCGGTGGACAAGGTCAAAGTGGACCGGTCCCTCCTGAAGGACCTGGGCACCGACCCCGCCCAGCCGGACCTGATAGCGGCGATCCTCCAGCTGATCCGGGCGTGCGGCCTCGAAGCAGTCTGGGAAGGGGTGGAGACGGCCGAACAGGCGCAGCATCTGGCCAGCATCGGGTGCGTCAGCGCCCAAGGGTATTTCTTCGGGCGTCCGGTCCCTGCCGACGAGTTCGCCGCAGTGCTGGACGCACAACGGGCGGCCAACCGCGGCGGCTAG
- a CDS encoding YbhB/YbcL family Raf kinase inhibitor-like protein has translation MPHHDSPTLHVTSESFRDGQTLPPAQRSGKMRGGGQDESPQLSWSGAPAGTRGYAVTLFDPDAPGRGGFWHWAVLDLPAAVTSLPAGAGSEGGRHLPPGALQLKNDGGFHGYLGAAPPPGHGPHRYIITVYALDVEHLGLDAGFSAAKLESKLAPHVLGRGTLTGIFER, from the coding sequence ATGCCCCACCACGATTCCCCGACCCTGCACGTCACCAGCGAGTCCTTCCGGGACGGGCAGACCCTGCCGCCCGCCCAGCGCAGCGGCAAGATGCGCGGCGGAGGTCAGGACGAATCGCCGCAGCTGAGCTGGAGCGGCGCTCCGGCCGGGACCAGGGGCTACGCGGTCACGCTGTTCGACCCCGACGCCCCGGGCCGCGGCGGCTTCTGGCACTGGGCCGTGCTGGACCTGCCCGCTGCTGTCACGTCGCTTCCGGCCGGCGCCGGTTCCGAGGGCGGCAGGCACCTTCCGCCGGGTGCGCTGCAGTTGAAGAACGACGGCGGTTTCCACGGCTACCTGGGGGCCGCGCCTCCGCCCGGGCACGGACCGCACCGCTACATCATCACGGTCTACGCCCTCGACGTGGAGCACCTGGGGCTCGACGCCGGGTTCAGTGCGGCAAAGCTGGAATCGAAGCTGGCCCCTCACGTTCTGGGCCGCGGGACGCTCACGGGCATCTTCGAACGCTAA
- a CDS encoding GTP pyrophosphokinase has translation MATNWDRLDAGLRESVQENVELYERVRPALKLVTREVLLTLRSMLKDTEVTPLFVTGRTKTVESFKEKISRTEKPLEPGGPPVLKFPDPFRTLNDMVGVRVITKLPAENAVVANLIKRQRQLFDCRGDREKDIGSIESGTYGYSSRHLILRTIQNEAVKEYQQVFNPDLQPNGSYFFECQIRTVFAHAWSEIEHDIRFKAEDPRAWTPHFDRQFTATAAMLETVEGAFADLHERYEEVRGYWDTDGEGAAQLSPNRIRDVWRTLLPHVDRKVDDDWGWAAELMAAHGLNQTVQLAELLSANRITEVRKALDHRYSPGPDRLLDDLLLWQYGTKHIDLTAEAPDVVPHPRRDSLLRRLKQIERYRQTKL, from the coding sequence ATGGCTACCAACTGGGACCGCCTGGACGCAGGCCTGCGCGAATCCGTGCAGGAAAACGTGGAGCTCTACGAGCGGGTCCGCCCTGCCCTGAAGCTGGTCACCCGGGAGGTCCTGCTGACGCTGCGGAGCATGCTCAAGGACACCGAGGTGACTCCCCTGTTCGTCACGGGGCGCACCAAGACAGTGGAGTCATTCAAGGAAAAGATTTCCCGCACGGAGAAGCCGCTGGAACCGGGCGGCCCGCCCGTGCTGAAGTTCCCCGATCCGTTCCGGACCCTCAATGACATGGTGGGCGTGCGCGTCATTACCAAGCTGCCGGCGGAGAACGCGGTGGTGGCCAACCTGATCAAGCGGCAGCGCCAGCTCTTCGACTGCCGCGGCGACCGCGAGAAGGACATCGGTTCCATTGAGTCCGGCACCTACGGCTACTCCAGCCGCCACCTGATCCTGCGGACCATCCAGAACGAGGCGGTGAAGGAGTACCAGCAGGTCTTCAATCCGGACCTCCAGCCCAACGGCAGCTACTTCTTTGAGTGCCAGATCCGCACGGTTTTTGCGCATGCGTGGAGCGAGATAGAGCACGACATCCGCTTCAAGGCCGAGGACCCGCGGGCCTGGACCCCGCACTTCGACCGCCAGTTCACTGCCACGGCGGCAATGCTGGAAACCGTGGAAGGCGCCTTCGCGGACCTGCATGAACGCTACGAGGAGGTCCGCGGCTACTGGGATACCGACGGGGAGGGTGCAGCGCAGCTGTCGCCGAACCGGATCCGCGACGTCTGGCGGACCCTCCTGCCGCACGTTGACCGTAAAGTGGATGACGACTGGGGCTGGGCAGCCGAACTCATGGCGGCCCACGGCCTCAACCAGACCGTACAACTGGCAGAGCTGCTCAGCGCCAACCGGATCACCGAAGTCCGCAAGGCGCTGGACCACAGGTACTCTCCCGGCCCGGACCGGCTGCTGGATGACCTGCTGCTGTGGCAGTACGGCACCAAACACATCGACCTCACCGCAGAGGCGCCCGACGTCGTTCCGCACCCCCGGCGCGACAGCCTCCTGCGGCGGCTGAAGCAGATCGAGCGCTACCGCCAGACCAAGCTTTAG
- the nhaA gene encoding Na+/H+ antiporter NhaA yields MSQTPPPGAKPRTILGYGSYAESLRIGEILRKETVGGALLVAAAVIALIWANSPASDSYFALRDFKIGYEPWHLDLSLGAWAADGLLAIFFFLVGLELKREFVAGDLRQLNKSIVPVAAAAGGVLVPALIYAAVNIYSPETLRGWAIPTATDIAFAVAVLAIIGSHLPSALRIFLLTLAVVDDLIAISIIAFFYSSDIQAAPLLFALIPLALYAFLAQKYRRFFGAHFMAAWAILLPLGIATWALVHASGIHATVAGVLLGFAVPVLRSKASGGPEAGPGLAEIFEHRFRPISAGVAVPIFAFFSAGVAVGGWEGLGSALSGPVAIGIIMALVLGKPLGIMGTTWILTKATRARLDNSFKWIDVFGVSLLAGIGFTVSLLVAELSFGHGSLYDDHAKVGILAASFLAAILATVVLRTRNRQYRLAEEREKVDSDQDGIPDVYEHENQA; encoded by the coding sequence GTGAGCCAAACACCCCCGCCCGGCGCTAAGCCGCGCACCATCCTCGGCTACGGCAGCTACGCGGAATCGCTGCGCATCGGCGAGATCCTGCGCAAGGAGACAGTAGGCGGCGCCCTGCTGGTGGCCGCGGCCGTCATCGCCTTGATCTGGGCCAACTCACCGGCGTCGGACAGCTACTTCGCGCTGCGGGATTTCAAGATCGGCTACGAGCCCTGGCACCTCGACCTGAGCCTCGGCGCCTGGGCCGCCGACGGGCTGTTGGCCATCTTCTTCTTCCTGGTGGGACTCGAGCTCAAACGTGAGTTCGTGGCGGGCGACCTCCGCCAGCTCAACAAGTCGATTGTGCCCGTGGCCGCCGCGGCCGGCGGCGTCCTTGTCCCGGCGCTGATATACGCGGCAGTGAACATCTACAGCCCGGAAACCCTGCGCGGGTGGGCCATACCCACCGCAACGGACATCGCGTTCGCCGTGGCGGTCCTGGCCATTATCGGCTCGCACCTGCCCAGCGCCCTGCGCATTTTCCTGCTCACCCTGGCAGTGGTGGACGACCTCATCGCCATCAGCATCATCGCGTTCTTCTACTCCAGCGACATCCAGGCAGCGCCATTGCTGTTCGCCCTCATCCCGCTGGCGCTGTACGCCTTCCTTGCCCAGAAGTACCGCCGCTTCTTCGGCGCCCACTTCATGGCTGCCTGGGCCATCCTCCTGCCGCTCGGCATAGCCACCTGGGCGTTGGTGCACGCCTCCGGCATCCATGCCACGGTGGCCGGAGTGCTGCTGGGATTCGCCGTGCCGGTGCTCCGTTCCAAGGCCAGCGGAGGTCCGGAAGCCGGACCCGGGCTCGCGGAAATCTTTGAACACCGTTTCCGTCCCATCTCCGCGGGCGTGGCCGTTCCCATCTTCGCCTTCTTCTCCGCCGGCGTTGCCGTGGGCGGCTGGGAAGGCCTGGGGTCCGCCCTGTCCGGCCCCGTGGCCATCGGCATCATCATGGCCCTGGTGCTGGGCAAGCCCCTGGGCATCATGGGCACCACCTGGATCCTCACCAAGGCCACCCGGGCGCGGCTGGACAACTCCTTCAAGTGGATCGACGTCTTTGGCGTCTCCCTCCTGGCCGGAATCGGCTTCACCGTCTCCCTGCTGGTCGCCGAACTCAGCTTCGGCCACGGCAGCCTGTATGACGACCACGCCAAGGTGGGCATCCTGGCGGCGTCCTTCCTCGCCGCAATCCTGGCCACCGTGGTGCTCCGGACCAGGAACCGCCAGTACCGCCTGGCGGAGGAGCGGGAGAAGGTTGACTCGGACCAAGACGGCATCCCGGACGTCTACGAGCACGAGAACCAGGCCTGA
- a CDS encoding glycerophosphodiester phosphodiesterase: protein MTESQPFFAAGSASARIAMAHRGFSPDGLENSMAAFRAAVELGYRYLEMDVHTTADGVLLVFHDPSLDRVTDGQGRIARLPAGTVAQARIGGVEPIPLFEELVRAFPDVRLNLDIKDWNSVPSLAAAIEQHGVHDQVLIASFSDRRRRAVVKRLSRPVAGSAGIVSNALFTVLGPVLPPPVIRRALRGIHALQVPVSYGAVRVVTPRFVRRAHRHGLQVHVWTINDPAEMHRLLDLGVDGIVTDRADLLKKVLQDRGQWD, encoded by the coding sequence ATGACGGAGTCCCAGCCTTTCTTCGCCGCCGGAAGCGCCTCCGCGCGCATTGCGATGGCGCACCGCGGATTTTCCCCGGACGGGCTGGAGAACTCCATGGCGGCGTTCCGTGCCGCCGTCGAACTCGGCTACCGCTACCTGGAAATGGACGTCCACACCACCGCCGACGGCGTGCTGCTCGTGTTCCACGACCCGTCGCTGGACCGCGTGACGGACGGGCAGGGCCGCATCGCGCGGCTCCCCGCCGGGACGGTGGCACAGGCGCGGATCGGCGGGGTGGAACCCATTCCGCTCTTCGAAGAGCTGGTGCGTGCCTTCCCGGACGTGCGTCTGAACCTGGACATCAAGGACTGGAATTCCGTGCCCAGCCTGGCCGCGGCCATTGAGCAGCACGGCGTCCACGACCAGGTGCTGATTGCGAGCTTCTCGGACCGCCGCCGCCGTGCAGTGGTCAAACGGTTGAGCCGGCCGGTCGCAGGGTCTGCCGGAATCGTGTCCAACGCGCTCTTCACGGTCCTGGGCCCGGTGCTTCCGCCGCCGGTCATCCGCCGGGCGCTGCGGGGCATCCACGCCCTCCAGGTCCCGGTCAGCTACGGGGCCGTCCGGGTGGTGACGCCGCGCTTTGTCCGCCGCGCCCACCGGCACGGCCTTCAGGTCCATGTGTGGACCATCAACGACCCCGCGGAGATGCATCGGCTACTGGACCTTGGCGTCGACGGCATCGTCACGGACCGGGCGGACCTCCTCAAGAAAGTTCTCCAGGACCGGGGGCAGTGGGACTAG
- a CDS encoding MBL fold metallo-hydrolase: MDVVVIDTPQLGDRSYLVHDGTVGLVIDPQRDTDRVEAAARDAGVTITHVAETHLHNDYVTGGVELAKAHGAKYLVNAADPVQFEREAITDGQTVRVGSLTVKAVATPGHTHTHLSFIVDDGDKQAVFSGGSLLYGSVGRTDLVAASDTVGLTHDQYASARRLAAEARPDAALFPTHGFGSFCSSGPATGAGSSTVGEQLTANHALTDPDEDHFVEELIANLTAYPSYYAHMGAMNAKGPGPADLTVPESVDPAELTRRLEAGEWVVDLRRRVAFASNHLKGSVSFEYGRGTNFTTYLGWVLPWDEQLTLVGSREDVEKAIRDLSRIGIDSPDAAVGTEPQALAPDAAVASYPRAGWDGLLAGRADGDTVLDVRRPDEFADSHVAGAVNVPVYQLLARMDEVPAGKLWVHCGTGYRAGVAASLLQRAGRDVVHLDAKFEDAGAAGVPLATGATA, from the coding sequence ATGGACGTCGTTGTCATCGATACCCCGCAGCTGGGTGACCGGAGCTACCTGGTTCACGACGGCACGGTGGGGTTGGTCATCGATCCGCAGCGGGACACCGACCGCGTGGAAGCCGCCGCCCGTGACGCGGGCGTCACCATCACCCACGTCGCTGAAACCCACCTGCACAACGACTACGTCACCGGCGGTGTGGAGCTGGCCAAGGCGCACGGCGCGAAATACCTGGTCAACGCCGCGGACCCTGTGCAGTTCGAGCGTGAAGCCATCACGGACGGCCAGACGGTCCGGGTGGGATCCCTGACCGTGAAGGCCGTGGCCACTCCGGGCCACACCCACACGCACCTGTCCTTCATTGTGGACGACGGCGACAAGCAGGCCGTCTTCTCCGGCGGGAGCCTGCTCTACGGTTCCGTGGGCCGGACGGACCTTGTGGCGGCGTCCGACACCGTCGGCCTGACCCACGACCAGTATGCTTCCGCCCGCCGGCTCGCGGCTGAAGCCCGGCCCGATGCTGCGCTGTTCCCCACCCATGGCTTCGGCTCGTTCTGTTCGTCCGGCCCTGCCACCGGCGCCGGTTCCTCCACCGTCGGCGAGCAGCTCACGGCCAACCATGCGCTGACTGATCCGGACGAGGACCACTTCGTCGAGGAACTCATCGCCAACCTCACCGCCTACCCTTCGTATTACGCCCACATGGGGGCCATGAACGCCAAGGGGCCCGGCCCCGCGGACCTCACCGTCCCGGAATCGGTGGACCCCGCCGAACTCACCCGCCGCCTGGAAGCCGGCGAATGGGTGGTTGACCTCCGCCGCCGCGTGGCGTTTGCCAGCAACCACCTCAAAGGCAGCGTCAGCTTCGAATACGGCCGCGGCACCAACTTCACCACGTACTTGGGCTGGGTCCTGCCGTGGGATGAGCAGCTGACCCTGGTGGGCTCGCGCGAGGACGTCGAAAAAGCCATCCGCGACCTCTCCCGCATCGGCATCGATTCCCCCGACGCCGCCGTCGGCACCGAACCGCAGGCACTGGCCCCGGATGCCGCCGTCGCCTCCTATCCGCGTGCGGGCTGGGACGGCCTGCTGGCCGGCCGCGCGGACGGCGACACGGTGCTCGACGTGCGGCGCCCCGACGAATTCGCGGACTCCCACGTTGCCGGCGCCGTCAACGTCCCCGTGTACCAGCTCCTGGCCCGCATGGACGAGGTCCCGGCCGGAAAGCTGTGGGTCCACTGCGGAACGGGCTACCGCGCCGGAGTCGCCGCCAGCCTGCTGCAGCGTGCGGGCAGGGACGTGGTCCACCTGGATGCGAAGTTCGAGGATGCCGGGGCCGCCGGAGTTCCCCTGGCCACGGGCGCCACGGCCTGA
- a CDS encoding HAD family hydrolase, translating into MRLVASDIDGTILGHDGKISDRTIRAFHACRDAGVELVFVTGRPPRWLHPLEDQLGHAGTVICSNGAVVWDLEEARLVSARALALEAVFETRRIIKRLRPSALFAAETLTGFHLEPGFIENDSSELLSEFSPAPLASTLTADDAVVKFLAIVREGTADDFLAEVSPAVAHLVSATHSAPTVAMLELALPGVNKAVTLAEYAATLGIDAADVVAFGDMPNDIEMLRWAGNGYAMASGHPEAIRAAGQQAPHFDDDGVAQILEAKLAELGVKHA; encoded by the coding sequence ATGCGGCTGGTAGCAAGTGACATTGACGGAACGATCCTCGGGCATGACGGAAAGATCAGCGACCGGACCATCCGCGCCTTTCACGCCTGCCGTGACGCCGGCGTCGAACTGGTGTTCGTGACCGGACGCCCGCCGCGCTGGCTGCACCCGCTGGAGGACCAGCTGGGACATGCCGGAACCGTAATCTGTTCCAACGGCGCCGTGGTGTGGGACCTCGAGGAGGCCCGCCTGGTTTCAGCCCGCGCCCTTGCCCTGGAGGCGGTCTTCGAGACCCGCCGCATCATCAAGCGGCTGCGGCCGTCCGCCCTGTTTGCCGCGGAAACGCTCACCGGCTTCCACCTCGAACCGGGCTTCATCGAAAACGACTCCAGCGAACTCCTGTCCGAGTTCAGCCCGGCCCCGCTTGCCAGCACCCTCACTGCTGACGACGCGGTGGTGAAATTCCTGGCCATCGTCCGGGAAGGCACCGCCGACGACTTCCTGGCCGAAGTGTCACCCGCGGTGGCCCACCTCGTGTCGGCCACCCACTCGGCCCCCACTGTGGCCATGCTGGAGCTCGCCCTGCCGGGCGTCAACAAGGCCGTGACCCTGGCCGAGTACGCCGCCACCCTGGGGATCGATGCGGCTGACGTGGTGGCGTTCGGGGACATGCCCAACGACATCGAGATGCTGCGCTGGGCCGGCAACGGCTACGCGATGGCCAGCGGCCACCCGGAGGCGATCCGTGCAGCCGGGCAGCAGGCGCCGCATTTCGACGATGACGGCGTGGCCCAGATCCTTGAAGCCAAGCTGGCCGAACTTGGCGTGAAGCACGCCTAG
- a CDS encoding alpha/beta hydrolase, giving the protein MKRHKYQYGDGSSQWGELFLPEAPSSRGVVVVIHGGYWRSQYGAELGEPLARDLAMHGMPAWNLEYRRAGNGGGWPHTFEDVLAGIDKLRDVAAIHGLGLDKVVALGHSAGGHLAVWAAGRSRLGQLGAPDPDRQLRRKHDDAAVHLTGVVSQAGLLNLAAAEKLNLSNGAVSNLLGGSSERYPKRHKYADPMSAIPLRVPVYAVHGSDDDDVPVSQSTSYAGAAKAAGAPIQLLSVPGDHFALIDPKAAAYRKCRDLVQELLG; this is encoded by the coding sequence GTGAAGCGGCACAAGTACCAGTACGGCGACGGCTCCAGCCAGTGGGGTGAACTCTTCCTGCCGGAAGCACCAAGCTCCCGCGGCGTGGTGGTGGTCATTCACGGCGGGTACTGGCGCTCGCAGTACGGTGCCGAACTGGGCGAGCCCCTGGCCAGGGACCTTGCGATGCACGGAATGCCGGCGTGGAACCTGGAGTACCGGCGCGCCGGAAACGGCGGCGGCTGGCCCCACACTTTCGAGGACGTGCTGGCCGGCATCGACAAACTCAGGGACGTCGCCGCTATCCACGGGCTGGGCCTCGACAAGGTGGTTGCATTGGGCCACTCGGCCGGCGGCCACCTGGCCGTCTGGGCGGCCGGCCGGTCCCGGCTCGGGCAGCTCGGCGCACCGGACCCTGACCGCCAGCTGCGGCGGAAGCACGACGACGCCGCAGTGCACCTCACCGGGGTGGTCAGCCAGGCCGGCCTGCTAAACCTGGCCGCGGCCGAGAAGCTTAACCTCAGCAACGGCGCGGTCAGCAACCTCCTCGGCGGGTCGTCGGAAAGATACCCCAAACGGCATAAGTATGCGGACCCGATGAGCGCGATCCCACTGCGTGTTCCCGTCTACGCCGTGCACGGCAGTGACGACGACGACGTCCCGGTGAGCCAGTCCACGTCCTACGCCGGCGCGGCCAAAGCCGCGGGTGCGCCCATCCAGCTGCTGAGCGTGCCGGGGGACCACTTCGCCCTGATCGATCCCAAGGCGGCGGCCTACCGGAAGTGCCGGGACCTGGTGCAGGAACTCCTGGGCTGA